One genomic window of Equus caballus isolate H_3958 breed thoroughbred chromosome 6, TB-T2T, whole genome shotgun sequence includes the following:
- the OR6C8C gene encoding LOW QUALITY PROTEIN: olfactory receptor 2AP1 (The sequence of the model RefSeq protein was modified relative to this genomic sequence to represent the inferred CDS: inserted 1 base in 1 codon), producing the protein MKNKTMLTEFILLGLTDAPEMQVVVFTFLLLAYLLSITGNLTILILTLLDPHLQTPMYFFLRNFSFLEISFTNIFIPRVLISITTGNKSISFAGCFTQYFFAILLGATEFYLLAAMSYDRYVAICKPLHYTTMMSNRVCTQLVLCSWLAGLMVIIVPITLLSQQDFCASNRLNHYFCDYEPLWELSCSDTSLIEKIVFSVASVTLVATLVLVVLSYTFIIRTILKLPSAQQRTKAFSTCSSHMIVITLFYGSCFFVYLKPSTKEGXTFNKGVALLFTSVAPLLNPFIYTLRNQQVKQAFKDTVQKLVNRCKTSELKP; encoded by the exons atgaaaaataaaaccatgttgACTGAGTTCATCCTGCTGGGTCTAACAGATGCCCCTGAAATGCAGGTGGTGGTTTTCACCTTTCTGCTCCTTGCCTATTTACTCAGCATCACTGGAAATCTGACTATCCTCATCCTCACCTTACTGGACCCCCACCTTCAGACTCCCATGTATTTCTTTCTCCGGAACTTCTCCTTCTTAGAAATTTCCTTCACAAACATCTTCATTCCCAGGGTCCTCATCAGCATCACAACAGGGAACAAGAGTATCAGCTTTGCCGGCTGCTTCACTCAATATTTCTTTGCCATACTCCTTGGGGCAACAGAGTTTTATCTCCTGGCTGCCATGTCGtatgatcgctatgtggccatctgtaaacCCCTGCATTACACAACCATGATGAGCAACAGAGTGTGTACCCAGCTGGTTCTCTGCTCTTGGCTGGCTGGGTTAATGGTTATTATAGTACCAATCACTCTGCTGAGTCAGCAGGACTTTTGTGCATCCAACAGGCTGAATCATTATTTCTGTGATTATGAGCCCCTTTGGGAACTCTCCTGTTCAGACACAAGTCTCATAGAGAAGATTGTCTTTTCTGTGGCATCTGTGACCCTGGTGGCCACTCTGGTGCTAGTGGTTCTCTCCTACACATTCATCATCAGGACAATTCTGAAGCTCCCCTCTGCCCAGCAAAGGACAAAAGCCTTTTCTACTTGTTCTTCCCACATGATTGTCATCACCCTCTTTTATGGAAGCTGCTTCTTTGTTTATCTTAAGCCCTCAACAAAAGAAG ACACATTCAACAAGGGAGTAGCCCTACTCTTTACTTCAGTTGCACCTTTGTTGAACCCCTTCATTTACACTCTAAGGAACCAACAGGTAAAACAAGCCTTCAAAGATACAGTCCAAAAGCTTGTGAATCGTTGCAAAACTTCAGAATTAAAGCCTTAA